The DNA region TACGTTTGTGATGCATACCAGAATGCAGATACTGCGCACATCGTATTCCTTTCAATGCTTCTCATCCAAGAGAAGCGTACTGAACGAAAGGGACTCAATTTAGCAAGCCCACCTAAGGAAAAACTAAGATGTGTGATGCCATACGGCGCTGTGAAAGGTGTAGGTGGGGGGAGTGTAGCTAGGTCATCGTGAATGCAGCCATTCTAACTAGGCGGCTAAGGTAGCAGCAAGTGGCGAAGCGTGTGTGACTTAGTTAAGAATCCTCTCCATCAAGTAGGTCTTAACTTGCTCAATGTGAATGCGTTCTTGGTGTGTAGTGTCACGGTCGCGCACAGTAACAGTATCGTCTTTCAGGGTGTCGTGGTCAATAGTGAAGCAGTAAGGTGTGCCGATTTCGTCTTGACGGCGATAGCGGCGACCGATTGAACCTGCGTCGTCATATTGGACTTTGAAGTGCTTTTGCAAATCGCGAAAGAGCTTTTCGGCGCGCTCAGGCAAGCCATCTTTTTTCAGAAGAGGGAAAACGCCAGCTTTCACGGGAGCAAGTTTGGGGTGCAACGAAAGCACCGTGCGCTCTTCATCTTCGACAATGTCTTCTTGATAAGCATCACAGAGCACGGCGAGAAACACGCGGTCGCAGCCAGCAGAAGTCTCTACGACAAATGGGATATATCGCTCCTTGCCATCAGGCTCAACATACTCCATGCTTTTGCCTGAATACTCTTGATGCCGACGCAGGTCAAAATCCGTGCGAGAGTGAATGCCCTCGATTTCCTCTGTGCCAAATGGGAACTTATACTTAATGTCGTAAGCCGCATCGGCATAGTGAGCTAATTTGTCGTGCTTATACCAAACCAAGTTTTCTTTCCGAATACCCAAGCGTTCCACATACCAATTCATGCGCTTCTCTTGCCATGCCTCGAAGGCTTCTTGCTGACTGCCGGGCTTGACGAAATACTGCATTTCCATTTGTTCGAATTCAATCATTCGGAAGATGAAATTGCCCTTGACGATTTCATTGCGGAAGGCTTTGCCGATTTGTGCAATGCCGAAGGGCACTTTGAGGCGCGAGGACTCACGAACTTGATGAAAATTGACAAAGATACCTTGTGCAGTTTCTGGCCTGAGGTAAATGATGGATGTGTCGTCCGCCACAGCGCCTAACTCCGTTTTGAACATTAGGTTAAACTGCCGCACTTCTGTCCAATCAAATGCACCTGAATCGGGCGACCGAATTTGCTCCTTGATAATCAGGTCGTAGAGCGCTTTGGTCATATCTGGGGCGTTTTGTGCTGCGACAAATTCAGCTTGCACGCGCGCTGCTTCATCAGTTTTGCCCTTCTTTTCAAGAGACTTAATGTAGCCCTCAATGAGGTGGTCTGCACGGTAGCGTTTTTTGCTGACTTTGTCATCAATAAGTGGGTCGCTAAAGCTGGCTACATGACCAGAGGCTTCCCAAGTGCGCGGGTGCATCATAATAGCGGCATCAATGCCGACCACATTGTCATGCTCTTTGGTCATTGCGTCCCACCATGCATCTTTGATGTGGCGCTTGAGTTCCACGCCTAACGGACCGTAGTCATAGCAAGCGCCAAGTCCGCCATAAATCTCTGAGGATTGAAACACAAAGCCGCGTCTTTTGCAAAGCGAGACGATTTTTTCCATTACGCGCTCAGGGGTCTCCTGCTTCTTTCTAACAGTTGAGTCCGCCATGTGTCAGTTTTAGAAAATTTGTGCGAAAAATCGTTTGAGGCACTTGCGAAAACAACCAAAATCTGCGATGCGAAAATGTGCAACGCATCTATGTGCTAGCCTTTGTCAGAACTGAAGCCATGAGCAAGGCCTAGCTAATCAGTTGCAAGTATTCCCAGCCCTCACCAGCAAGGTCTTCATATGAAATGCCATCTTTTTCGTTGCTAGGCATAATATAGACTGCATCGCCGTAACTATACTCAAAGTCAATGTAGTTAATCGCTGAAATCAATTTTGCGAAAGTTTCACGGTCAGCAAAGGCATCTTCTGGAATCTCACGAATCATATCGGTAAGGTCGTTCAGCATTGGCGACGCTTCAAGAAGAAAGATGAGCGAGATAACTACATAGTATTTTGAGCTGCTCAGGCGCATCACTTCATCAACGCTCTCGCCGACCTCCT from Chloroherpetonaceae bacterium includes:
- a CDS encoding glycine--tRNA ligase, with amino-acid sequence MADSTVRKKQETPERVMEKIVSLCKRRGFVFQSSEIYGGLGACYDYGPLGVELKRHIKDAWWDAMTKEHDNVVGIDAAIMMHPRTWEASGHVASFSDPLIDDKVSKKRYRADHLIEGYIKSLEKKGKTDEAARVQAEFVAAQNAPDMTKALYDLIIKEQIRSPDSGAFDWTEVRQFNLMFKTELGAVADDTSIIYLRPETAQGIFVNFHQVRESSRLKVPFGIAQIGKAFRNEIVKGNFIFRMIEFEQMEMQYFVKPGSQQEAFEAWQEKRMNWYVERLGIRKENLVWYKHDKLAHYADAAYDIKYKFPFGTEEIEGIHSRTDFDLRRHQEYSGKSMEYVEPDGKERYIPFVVETSAGCDRVFLAVLCDAYQEDIVEDEERTVLSLHPKLAPVKAGVFPLLKKDGLPERAEKLFRDLQKHFKVQYDDAGSIGRRYRRQDEIGTPYCFTIDHDTLKDDTVTVRDRDTTHQERIHIEQVKTYLMERILN